From the genome of Vallitalea longa:
ATATGTAATGTGGTTGTAATCGTTATTTGAGATAGGAACATAATATAAGGAAGTGTGTAGAGAATGATTTTTCATATGAAAACGGATGTTTTACCTATGGTTAGATTTATTGGACAGATATATTATCATCAGCCTTGGAAACATTTCGAGCGAAAGGCAAACGAGTTTATAGTATATGTCATAAAAAGGGGAAATATGTTTATTGAAGAAGATGGGATTAGATATCATTTACATAAAAAAGATATATTCATCTTTGAACCCAATAAAAATCATAAAGGGTATAAATCTGCATCTTGTGAGTATTTCCATATACATTTTTCAAATTTAGGATTATGTGAAACTGATTTTAAAGATATCATTACTTTAGCTAATGAATTACGAAAAAGACGTTATTGTGCAACAACAAGCAATTGTCTATCTAGCGAACTCCCTAATGATTCAAAATGTTTTTTACCTAAACAGTACTCTTTGGAACATATTGATTATTATTCTAATAAATTAAAAGAATGTATTAATAATTACGAAATAAGAATTGAAAATTATAAAGAAATAATTTCAACAGAACTTCTGAATCTTTTTATAAGAATTTCAAGAGAATTCGCTTCAAATATTATTGAATCCTCTTCTAATCAAATAAGTAAGCCACAGCACAAAGCTACAGAAGTCTTGAATTATATAAACAGTGAATATACCAATAAATTGACTGGCTATGTCATAGCTGAACATTTTGACTCTAATTATGACTATCTCAACAGATGTTTCAAACAGCTTACAGGACACACGATAATAAATTATATCAATATGTTAAGAATCAACAAAGCTAAAGAACTGATATTGACAACCAACATGAAATTTACTGAAATAGCTTATCTCGTTGGCATAGACAATCCATATTATTTCAGCAAATTATTCAAAAAATATGCTGGGTGTACAGCAACTGACTATTACAATAATACTATGCTTCTTCCTTAGATAATAATTCATAATAGTAATCAGCTAAATCATTATACTTATTGATAGCGTCTATTCCTTTATCACTGATACCATATATACCTCTATCTATTTTAGTAAACCATTCATGAAAATTATTGTAAAGAATAGATGTTGTCTTGTTACCTGTTCCTAGTTGTCTTAATTCTTTTGGTGATAATTCTCCATATTTTTTCAAACAGCAAGCAATATGTAAAGAATTTTCTTTATACGCTGTCATTAGTTTCGTCTTACTGCTACCTCCTACATTAAAATCACCATATCGTCCTTCAATCTCTGATATGACATTATTTTTCTTTTTTTTAGATAGCTTCATACTTTGTTTTCTATTAAAAGGTTTGGGATGATATACAATTTGTACTAATGGTTCTTTACCTGTAAAAGATACATAAATAAGACCAAGTTCTAATCTTCTGATTAAATATAGCTTATCTTTCCACTGCTTTGAAAATGTTCCCTTAGGGCGTTCTATGGCAAGATAGACTTTATCAGTCAATCTCTGTCCTTTAGTTCCTTGAATCAACAACTTCATGTTAAGACTCTTCTTAAGTTCAATCAAGATCAATTCATCATCTTTGATTGCTGTAACATCTATAGATTTCACTTCACCATTAACTTGGTAACCTAACTGTGTAAAATAATCATGAATAGGTTTATATAAATCCGTTTCTTTTATATTCATTGGGTTTCTCCATTAAAATTTATAGTAACATTATATACCAATTTCTCTTTTTAGTCGATATATGAAAATTAGATAAGATATTACTTCAGGAAAAAATCCAATCTGGAACTAGAACAATCTTGTTGGTTGTTCCATTATTGTTCATTCTACTAAGTTATATGGGAATTGAAGGTGTATTAGCTGGCAGTTCCAGTACCAGAAACTATGTCAGCGATTATTTGTATTATTATGATTCATGACTTCAAGAAAAGAATTTATCATCAATATCCAAGTTTTAGGTAATATTACAATTATTCTCCATTATTTTATAAATTTAGGTATAATTTATAAAAAATTATAAATACTAATATTGTTAAATTATTTACTAAGACTACAGGAGGAAAAATATATGCATAATCAAATGAATGGACAACAAGGAAAAAATGCTATTCAACACGTACATGATGTACAATCTCAACTTCAAAGTGCAAAAAGTTGCTTAAATCAAGCTATAAGCACAGTTGAAAAACCAGAAAACAAGAAGAGAATACAAGATACTCTTAATGCAGTAGATAATGCGTTAAATACTTGCAACACCACTATTACTAATTATCAAGAATCATAATAACACAACACTTGATAACCCTGTCATATTCGTTATGACAGGGTTATAATAATTAATCAATTGTTATTTTCTATATATTTTTCTATCTTTGCACTTATCTTATTATCTAATTCTCTTAATGCATCAATATATTTGTTAAAGCTATGGAACTCTTCAATACTCATATGGAATAATATCTTTTCCAGATTCTTTCTTATTACGTTTAGCCTAATCCTATCTTTATCTTCTATTCCATTGACATTCAATATTTTTATAGTAGTTATCAATGCCTCTATAACATCATCTCTTCTATCATTATTGATTTTATTTAAAAGCTCTTCGTCATTTTTTATATTTTCACATTTCAATATATCCTCACTATGGGATTCAACTTGGTTTATCAATGATCTGGTATATCCTACTATACATCTGTCCTCATTACATTCACCACAATAATTCTTTCCTGGACATAGCTGTTCTATATCATCATTCAGTTTTTTATAATAATCATATAATGTCTTCGATACCTTCATATACTTGGATTTTTCTTGGGATCTTATCCTGAATATGGTCTTGATTCGTATGAAAGATATTATACCTACCACCAAAAAGAATATTATCACATATACAGGATTAAGGTATTCACTTGGAACTGTAGCAAATAACTTGGTCACACCAAAAATCATGAAAATTGATGCTGCCAATAATTTTATTGCGAATTCTGGTATCCTGTTCCCTAATTTTCTACCAACAAAAATTCCTAATCCTCCCGTAACAATCATTGCAGATACTGACCCCATTAATATCAGTAGGGGATAACT
Proteins encoded in this window:
- a CDS encoding AraC family transcriptional regulator: MIFHMKTDVLPMVRFIGQIYYHQPWKHFERKANEFIVYVIKRGNMFIEEDGIRYHLHKKDIFIFEPNKNHKGYKSASCEYFHIHFSNLGLCETDFKDIITLANELRKRRYCATTSNCLSSELPNDSKCFLPKQYSLEHIDYYSNKLKECINNYEIRIENYKEIISTELLNLFIRISREFASNIIESSSNQISKPQHKATEVLNYINSEYTNKLTGYVIAEHFDSNYDYLNRCFKQLTGHTIINYINMLRINKAKELILTTNMKFTEIAYLVGIDNPYYFSKLFKKYAGCTATDYYNNTMLLP
- a CDS encoding TMEM165/GDT1 family protein, with translation MFADFIKAFGLIFIAEMGDKTQILAMAFATRYKVKSVLMGIFFGALLNHGLAVLLGSYLCRFIPVETLQMIAGFAFVGFALWTLKIEEDDEEEEKKRMSFGPVLTVAMAFFIGELGDKTQLTAITLSAEASYPLLILMGSVSAMIVTGGLGIFVGRKLGNRIPEFAIKLLAASIFMIFGVTKLFATVPSEYLNPVYVIIFFLVVGIISFIRIKTIFRIRSQEKSKYMKVSKTLYDYYKKLNDDIEQLCPGKNYCGECNEDRCIVGYTRSLINQVESHSEDILKCENIKNDEELLNKINNDRRDDVIEALITTIKILNVNGIEDKDRIRLNVIRKNLEKILFHMSIEEFHSFNKYIDALRELDNKISAKIEKYIENNN
- a CDS encoding DUF2161 domain-containing phosphodiesterase; the encoded protein is MNIKETDLYKPIHDYFTQLGYQVNGEVKSIDVTAIKDDELILIELKKSLNMKLLIQGTKGQRLTDKVYLAIERPKGTFSKQWKDKLYLIRRLELGLIYVSFTGKEPLVQIVYHPKPFNRKQSMKLSKKKKNNVISEIEGRYGDFNVGGSSKTKLMTAYKENSLHIACCLKKYGELSPKELRQLGTGNKTTSILYNNFHEWFTKIDRGIYGISDKGIDAINKYNDLADYYYELLSKEEA